ACAAAGCTGAGAGAGATTGCAAAAGAGACTGCTCAATCAGAAGGAGCTGACTATATAGTGATTGACGGACCTCCAGGAGTTGGATGCCCTGTTATGGCTTCAATGACGGGCGTTGATCTTGTTGTTGCAGTAACAGAGCCAACTGTCTCAGGAATGCATGACCTCAGTAGAGTAATTGAGCTTTCAAAACATTTCAATATACCTGTAAAGGTTGTGATAAACAAGTATGACCTGAATACTGAGATGAGTTCAGATATTGTAAAGATGGTTGAGAGTTCAGGAATTGAAGTTTGTGGTAAAATTCCATTCTCAGAAGATATTTTAGCATCAGTGAAAGCAGGCAAGCCTTTTTTAGAGTTTACAAAAAACAGTTTAACAATAGAGATTGAAGAACTGATAGATAAGATTACTTAAAATTAACCTCCACCATGTGAACTGAGCATGATATGCAGGGGTCATAGGCTCTTACAAGCATTTCAAGTGCTAAAGTTATCTCTTTCTGAGACTTATTTATGATTTCTGGAACGAGCTTTAACATATCAAGCTCTATGTTGTGTGTGTTTTGATTTGTGGGAATCACACAGTTTGCATTTCTGAATATTCCTCTTTCATCACACTCATAGTGATGAATCAATAAACCACGGGGAACTTCAACTGCACCAACTCCTTCACCAGCACGCTGGGGAAGTTTACCCAGTTCATTTATATCAGGAACAACTATCTCATCGTAGTTTATTCCATTTTGCCACACAGTCTCTACAATTCTTATGGCATCTTCAACACAGTGGACGCATTCCACAATCTGAGCAACGGTATTAAAATAGGGATTTATGCATTTTGGTTTCAGATTCAAAACATTGGCTGCTTGTTTTGCTTTTGGATGAAGTTTTTCATGGTTGAGATTGAATCTTGCAAGTGCTCCCACAGCGTAGGAGTCTCTGTGCCAGCGGGTCCTTTTTGCAGTTGCATAGGGAACTATAAATTCATTTGTAACATTTTTATATTCATACTTACTCACTCTGTATCCATCAGTTGAGCCTATGTCTCCATAAAGAAGTGGGTATTCATCTCCATCATTTACAAGGGCTACATACTCTGTATCTCTTTCAAAATCAGGGAAAGTTAGCTTGCTAAAAAGCTCTACGGTTGCTTCCATGTCTTTCTGAAGTTCTAAAAGTCTCTTATGCATCTCCTCAAGGTCATTTACTCTAGGAAGTTTTGTAAATCCACCTACAACTGTAGAAATTGGATGAACATGTCTTCCAACAAGTATGTCACAAAGTTCATTGCAGAGTCTTTTCATTTTAAGTGCACGCCTTACAACATCAGGATGAGTTTTTATAAGCGGCACAAAACTTGGCACACCAACCAGATCTGGTGCAACAAGTAAATATATATGAAGAAGATGGCTGTCAAGATGCTCATAATGAAGTAAAAGTTTTCTTAAAAGAGTTGTCTGCTCAGATGGCTTTATTCCAAGGGCATCCTCTGCTGCTTGAATTGATGCAAGAGTGTGTCCGCAGGCGCAAATTCCACAAATTCTACTTGTTATATGTGGTGCTTCATAGATTGAGCGACCTCTCAGGAAAGCTTCAAAAAATCTTGGAGATTCAACGATTTCAAGCCTGCAAATCTCAAGCTTTCCATCTTTGACTTCAACTACAATATTGCCATGTCCTTCAACTCTCGTTAGATAATTCACATTAATATTAATGTTTTGACTCACGATTTATCCAACTCCTTACACTTGTTGTACATCTCAATCTTTTTCATTAAAAAGTCTTCAGGAATATTGTATTTTTTTAGAACTTCCTTAAAACCCTCTGTATTTGGATTTATGGTGAGCCCCCTACAACCATAGCAGATATTTCCATTATTTATGCACCATGAATTACATCCTGCTTTTGTAACAGGTCCCATGCAGGTAAGTCCTCTATCATACATGCAGACATTTTCATTTAGTTTACATTCAACACAAACAGGATACTCAGGCACATAGTATGGAATTCCCTGAAGTATGCATTTAAGAACAGTAAGAAATTCAGGCTGATATATGGGGCATCCATTTATAAAATAATCCACCTTCACAACCTGATGGACAGCTTTTGTATGAATTGTGGGGAAAAATTTATATGACTCTCCATAAACATATTTACCCACTTCTTCAAGCTGAAAGGAGTTTTTCATTCCATTAACTCCACCAATTGTGGCACAGGAGCCAAGAGCAACAAGGATTTTACTGCGCTCTCTTATCCTTTTAACTCTCTGCACAGCATGCTCATCAGTAATACTTCCCTCAACAAAGGCTACATCAAACTCTCCATCCCATTTTTCAGACATTACCTCTCTGAATTCAACAACCTGAACAATATCAAGAACATCAAGAAGCGGTTCACCTATGTTGGCAACCTGTAACTGGCATCCTTCACAGCAGGCAAAATCAAAAAATGCAACCTTTGGTTTACTCATTATAGCGCCTCTGCCATATCCATTATTTCTTTAAAAGTAAAAACAGGACCGTCTTTGCAGCAATAAAGATTTTGAATCTGACATCTTCCGCATTTACCCATTCCGCATTTCATGTGTCTTTCAAAACTGAGAAGAATCTGATCAACAGGCAGTCCCTTTGCAAGAAGCTCTTTTATTACAAATTTATACATAACAGGAGGTCCTACAACAGCCGCATAGGTTCTTATCGGGTCTATATCAACTCCAGGGATTAAAGAGGTAATCAGTCCTACATTTCCCTTCCAGTCAGGATCTGCCCTGTCAACAGTGCAGGCAAAGTGTATATCAAGCCTTTTACCCCACTCATCTATTTCATCCACGAAAAGAAGTTCTCCAGGTGTTTTGCATCCAAAAAGTATATGTATTTCACCAAAATCTCTGCGATTATCAATGGCATAGAGAATCAGAGACCTTAAAGGTGCAAGTCCCAATCCTCCTGCAATTATTAATAAATCATGCCCTTCAATCATTTTGATTGGGAAACCATTCCCATATGGACCTCTTACTCCTATTACATCTCCTACATTAAGTTTATGTAGAGAATTTGTAACCTTTCCTACAGCTCTAACACAAATTTCAAAATAATGTCTGTTCAATGGTGAGGAACATACAGAAACAGGGATTTCACCGATTCCCATCAAAGAAACCATTATAAATTGACCGGGTTCAAAATCAAGCCATGTGCTATCTTCAAATACCAAT
The nucleotide sequence above comes from Thermodesulfovibrio aggregans. Encoded proteins:
- a CDS encoding Ni/Fe hydrogenase subunit alpha codes for the protein MSQNININVNYLTRVEGHGNIVVEVKDGKLEICRLEIVESPRFFEAFLRGRSIYEAPHITSRICGICACGHTLASIQAAEDALGIKPSEQTTLLRKLLLHYEHLDSHLLHIYLLVAPDLVGVPSFVPLIKTHPDVVRRALKMKRLCNELCDILVGRHVHPISTVVGGFTKLPRVNDLEEMHKRLLELQKDMEATVELFSKLTFPDFERDTEYVALVNDGDEYPLLYGDIGSTDGYRVSKYEYKNVTNEFIVPYATAKRTRWHRDSYAVGALARFNLNHEKLHPKAKQAANVLNLKPKCINPYFNTVAQIVECVHCVEDAIRIVETVWQNGINYDEIVVPDINELGKLPQRAGEGVGAVEVPRGLLIHHYECDERGIFRNANCVIPTNQNTHNIELDMLKLVPEIINKSQKEITLALEMLVRAYDPCISCSVHMVEVNFK
- a CDS encoding cytochrome B; the encoded protein is MSKPKVAFFDFACCEGCQLQVANIGEPLLDVLDIVQVVEFREVMSEKWDGEFDVAFVEGSITDEHAVQRVKRIRERSKILVALGSCATIGGVNGMKNSFQLEEVGKYVYGESYKFFPTIHTKAVHQVVKVDYFINGCPIYQPEFLTVLKCILQGIPYYVPEYPVCVECKLNENVCMYDRGLTCMGPVTKAGCNSWCINNGNICYGCRGLTINPNTEGFKEVLKKYNIPEDFLMKKIEMYNKCKELDKS
- a CDS encoding FAD/NAD(P)-binding protein; this translates as MAQVVIKDSPYNLKRARILDVKPLTEKEKLFKLVFEDSTWLDFEPGQFIMVSLMGIGEIPVSVCSSPLNRHYFEICVRAVGKVTNSLHKLNVGDVIGVRGPYGNGFPIKMIEGHDLLIIAGGLGLAPLRSLILYAIDNRRDFGEIHILFGCKTPGELLFVDEIDEWGKRLDIHFACTVDRADPDWKGNVGLITSLIPGVDIDPIRTYAAVVGPPVMYKFVIKELLAKGLPVDQILLSFERHMKCGMGKCGRCQIQNLYCCKDGPVFTFKEIMDMAEAL